The Fortiea contorta PCC 7126 genome has a segment encoding these proteins:
- a CDS encoding aldose 1-epimerase, whose amino-acid sequence MFTITQEQQQYKTYILCDETTDSQVEVVPERGGIITRWRIQGQEVFYLDTERFTHPELSVRGGNPILFPICGNLPDNTYIHNDKQYTLKQHGFARELPWEATEQNTNEKASLTVVLNSNEQTKAVYPFDFQLAFTYELQGNTLEVRQEYQNLSSESMPFSAGFHPYFLCGDKTQLEIEIPSTRYQDNRTKEFRTFDGNFDFSQDEIDFAFGQLSSRSATVTDNSRKLKLTVDYDDFSTWLVFWTVKGKDFYCLEPWSATRNALNTGDNLTVLAPGASRTASVKLTANFF is encoded by the coding sequence GTGTTTACCATTACCCAAGAACAACAACAATACAAAACCTATATCCTCTGTGACGAAACCACTGATTCCCAAGTGGAAGTCGTACCAGAACGGGGCGGAATTATTACCCGTTGGCGCATTCAGGGACAAGAAGTCTTTTATCTAGACACGGAACGGTTTACACATCCCGAATTGAGTGTTAGAGGTGGAAATCCGATTTTATTTCCCATCTGCGGCAACTTACCAGATAACACTTACATCCATAACGATAAGCAGTATACCCTCAAGCAACATGGTTTTGCCCGCGAATTGCCTTGGGAAGCGACTGAGCAAAACACAAATGAGAAAGCTAGTCTGACTGTAGTCCTTAATAGCAACGAACAAACAAAGGCAGTTTATCCTTTTGATTTCCAACTGGCTTTTACCTACGAATTGCAAGGTAATACTCTAGAGGTTCGTCAGGAATATCAAAACTTGTCCTCAGAGTCAATGCCATTTTCGGCTGGTTTCCATCCTTACTTTCTCTGTGGTGATAAAACTCAACTAGAGATTGAAATTCCTTCAACACGTTATCAGGACAACAGAACCAAAGAATTTCGCACCTTTGACGGCAATTTTGACTTTAGCCAGGATGAAATTGATTTTGCTTTTGGACAATTATCTAGTCGATCTGCCACAGTCACAGATAACAGCCGAAAATTAAAGCTTACCGTAGATTATGATGACTTCTCTACCTGGCTAGTGTTTTGGACTGTGAAAGGCAAAGATTTCTACTGTTTAGAGCCTTGGAGCGCGACCCGCAACGCCCTCAACACCGGCGATAATTTGACTGTCCTAGCACCAGGAGCTAGCCGCACAGCATCTGTAAAGTTAACCGCGAATTTTTTCTAA
- a CDS encoding protein phosphatase 2C domain-containing protein, with the protein MENDAALLYCPNEVCQAPNPLTHKFCQQCRTPLTKRYLWVEKEGLSMTQPGAILAERYLVIDKSIVLDTQPRLLPEMPGAQNLQAIRAYLRLIPHRIHIPQVYGILPLSDGQSQKDKILLEKPPIVINDTEQTVKLCPELTTAWRDATSIRQINWLWQIAHLWRSLLEEGVASSLLDPHLLRVEGSLVRLLELHSDAAKAPNLPQLGEFWQQLLPQARPAVAEFINQISNYLIQEEIRSSEQLIAVLDSGLAELGRSQPSTIKIFTKTDTGRTRQRNEDACYPPSDTLVSKPPQQTALAIVCDGIGGHEGGNVASNLAIETIQQQVQQKELTKIPADHIDPLQLIDDLEKAVATANDKISQRNDGENRQGRQRMGTTLVMGLPIAHEMYITHVGDSRAYWITRHNCYQVTLDDDVASREVRLGYAVYREAVQQGGAGSLIQALGMNPSVSLHPTSQRFILDEDAVFLLTSDGLSDFDRVEEYWETEILPILTGERDVAAVAPKLIEIANEKNGHDNVTIALVHCQVKYAEPGSSLTAVIPERFNNNTGVISAGVPETILDGAHQKTKVIKENKSAGIGRLPLNLIAPFLFIVGAGFLGFWIQRSRSPLAVNQPTIIPSPTPQQPTPPQPTSVEQAPVERSLGNLAPDWVIKTTKDTQFYNDKNQPLLLLTNNTLLQVIKTEKDPQKPQELLVHLQRCANIKSATADQKPIILAKSQLETHKVAVLQADEQNSCQKSSEPTNKQPTRKT; encoded by the coding sequence ATGGAAAATGATGCAGCGCTCCTCTACTGTCCCAATGAAGTTTGTCAAGCTCCTAACCCCCTAACCCACAAATTTTGCCAACAATGTCGCACACCCTTGACCAAGCGCTATCTTTGGGTGGAGAAAGAAGGTTTGAGTATGACTCAACCGGGAGCAATATTAGCTGAACGCTATTTAGTTATTGATAAATCCATAGTTCTCGATACTCAGCCACGGCTATTACCAGAAATGCCTGGGGCACAAAATTTACAGGCAATCAGAGCTTATCTCAGATTAATACCCCATAGAATACACATACCACAAGTATACGGAATCCTGCCCTTGAGCGATGGGCAGTCCCAGAAAGACAAAATTCTTTTAGAAAAACCGCCTATTGTCATCAACGATACAGAACAAACAGTAAAACTGTGCCCTGAATTAACTACTGCTTGGCGTGACGCAACATCAATCCGCCAGATAAACTGGTTATGGCAAATAGCTCATTTGTGGCGATCGCTTTTAGAAGAAGGAGTAGCCTCAAGCTTACTCGATCCACATCTGCTAAGAGTAGAAGGATCGTTAGTGCGCTTGTTGGAATTGCACTCCGACGCCGCCAAAGCACCAAATTTACCCCAACTAGGTGAATTTTGGCAGCAATTATTGCCACAAGCTAGACCAGCAGTGGCAGAATTTATTAACCAAATTAGTAATTATCTAATTCAAGAAGAAATCCGCTCCAGTGAGCAATTAATTGCAGTTTTAGATTCAGGACTGGCAGAATTAGGTCGTTCTCAACCTTCGACTATCAAAATTTTCACCAAAACAGACACTGGGCGCACTCGCCAAAGGAATGAAGATGCTTGTTATCCTCCCAGTGACACCCTAGTCAGTAAACCTCCCCAACAGACAGCCTTAGCTATTGTCTGCGACGGTATCGGTGGACACGAAGGTGGTAATGTCGCATCCAATTTAGCAATTGAAACCATCCAGCAGCAAGTACAGCAAAAGGAACTGACAAAAATTCCTGCTGACCACATAGACCCCTTACAGTTGATTGATGATTTAGAAAAAGCAGTAGCAACTGCTAACGACAAAATCAGCCAGCGCAACGACGGCGAAAATCGTCAAGGGCGTCAACGCATGGGTACGACCTTAGTAATGGGTTTACCGATCGCTCATGAAATGTATATTACCCATGTCGGTGATAGTCGTGCTTACTGGATCACACGCCACAACTGTTATCAAGTGACTTTAGATGATGACGTCGCTTCCCGTGAGGTCAGGTTAGGTTACGCAGTCTATCGGGAAGCCGTACAACAAGGCGGTGCGGGGTCGTTGATCCAAGCTTTAGGAATGAATCCTAGCGTTTCGTTACACCCCACCTCCCAAAGATTTATTCTGGATGAAGATGCAGTTTTTCTCCTCACATCCGATGGTTTAAGCGACTTTGACCGGGTTGAGGAATATTGGGAAACAGAAATATTACCAATTTTAACAGGGGAAAGAGATGTCGCCGCTGTTGCCCCAAAATTGATAGAAATAGCTAACGAAAAAAATGGCCATGATAATGTCACCATTGCTTTGGTACATTGTCAAGTCAAGTATGCGGAGCCAGGGTCAAGTTTAACAGCAGTCATTCCAGAGCGGTTCAATAACAATACGGGTGTGATTTCTGCGGGGGTTCCCGAAACAATTTTAGATGGTGCTCACCAAAAAACCAAAGTCATCAAAGAAAATAAATCAGCAGGGATTGGGCGACTACCTCTCAACTTGATAGCGCCGTTTTTATTTATCGTCGGCGCTGGTTTCTTGGGATTCTGGATACAACGATCGCGATCGCCTCTAGCCGTAAATCAGCCTACCATAATTCCATCACCCACCCCCCAGCAACCTACTCCACCGCAACCAACTAGTGTAGAACAAGCGCCAGTAGAGCGATCGCTTGGGAATCTCGCTCCTGATTGGGTGATCAAAACTACGAAAGACACACAGTTTTACAACGATAAAAATCAACCCCTCCTCCTTTTGACCAATAACACTCTTTTGCAAGTTATTAAAACAGAGAAGGATCCTCAAAAACCTCAAGAGTTGTTAGTGCATTTGCAACGGTGTGCCAATATTAAATCAGCTACAGCAGACCAAAAACCGATTATTTTGGCTAAATCTCAACTAGAAACCCATAAAGTCGCTGTCTTACAAGCTGACGAACAAAATTCATGTCAAAAATCTTCAGAACCAACCAACAAACAGCCTACACGAAAAACGTAG
- a CDS encoding Rpn family recombination-promoting nuclease/putative transposase produces the protein MKTDSIFYRIFQSLPSTFFELINQPPQLASVYQFSSVEVKQLAFRIDGVFLPNTPELPIYFAEVQFQADKKFYARLFAEIFNYLDKTELTNDWRGVVLLPNRSIDTGKTQRYTELLDSQRVTRVYLNELTAIAAPSIGIETVKLIVEPEATATSKAVEIVNSARQQIIDVAQQRDIIQLIETILIYKLPNLSREEMAKMFGLSDLKQTRFYQEVFAEGKEEGKEEGKLETIPQLLALGLSIEQIAQALGLDEQVVRLAAQPKS, from the coding sequence TTGAAAACTGACAGCATCTTTTATCGCATCTTCCAAAGCTTACCCAGCACATTCTTTGAGTTGATTAACCAACCTCCACAACTCGCCAGTGTTTACCAATTTTCTTCAGTAGAGGTTAAACAACTCGCATTTAGGATTGATGGCGTATTTTTGCCCAACACTCCAGAATTACCTATTTATTTTGCTGAGGTGCAATTTCAAGCCGATAAAAAATTTTACGCGCGGTTGTTCGCAGAAATTTTTAATTATCTTGATAAGACCGAATTAACCAACGATTGGCGTGGTGTGGTGCTTTTGCCTAACCGCAGTATTGATACCGGAAAGACACAAAGATATACTGAATTACTAGACTCACAACGAGTAACTCGCGTCTATCTGAACGAATTAACGGCAATTGCAGCACCATCCATCGGCATTGAAACAGTTAAACTGATTGTTGAGCCAGAAGCAACAGCGACGTCAAAAGCTGTAGAGATAGTCAACAGCGCCCGACAACAAATCATCGATGTTGCCCAACAAAGGGACATTATACAATTAATAGAGACAATATTAATCTATAAATTGCCCAACTTGAGCCGGGAGGAGATGGCAAAAATGTTTGGATTAAGTGATTTAAAGCAAACTAGGTTTTATCAAGAGGTTTTTGCTGAAGGCAAGGAGGAAGGCAAGGAAGAAGGTAAGCTAGAAACCATACCTCAGTTATTGGCTTTAGGTTTGAGTATTGAACAGATAGCTCAAGCGTTAGGTTTGGATGAACAAGTTGTGAGACTTGCTGCACAGCCAAAATCTTAA
- a CDS encoding CHAT domain-containing protein — protein MPSLNLAIARLINTGTDNFAIWVVKAPYPSGYVLHDCVWPHELTQVWQEWQQMFAGHSPLNITPRSTPITPIQTTPLPIHPVSTSGQTAGYSSRLMQYLGISLWRWLFDGQILGSLERSRGIAMGQRTRLRFQVEIRDPDLIALPWEIMQRDGQSAMSLSQDLLFSRTTSEVEPLPYLHTTQALNILLILGEDKNLQLEQEAAILTQALAHGGPVGNNTQGYAPCMVKTLLHPTPQQLIQELETKVYNVFFYAGHGLPDPDGGLLFLRPGMTQNGIELAQVLTRTGVKLAVFNACWGAQPAAVNNQAIPHSSLAEVLIRHGVPAVLGMRDQINDQESHSFIQAFAEALRSRKSIDEAVAEARQELLTVYKFNQPAWTLPVLYLHPDFDGELIKSFDEGNTEFPNTTIPSIASGVPKACLRSLTPGGQTWPLRSGVTRIGRTRDNDIVIPEPSVSKRHAEILCRNTFAGATPVRIYYLQDFSTYGTTWFLSPNGWQQILREEVPLQSGMRLKFGSSTKGDIWEFVIEDT, from the coding sequence TTGCCATCCCTAAACTTGGCGATCGCTCGTCTGATCAACACTGGCACTGATAACTTCGCCATTTGGGTGGTTAAAGCTCCCTATCCCAGTGGCTATGTCCTGCATGATTGTGTATGGCCTCATGAACTAACTCAAGTTTGGCAAGAATGGCAGCAAATGTTTGCTGGTCATAGCCCTTTAAACATTACCCCAAGATCGACGCCGATTACACCCATACAAACAACACCGCTACCAATCCACCCCGTCTCGACTTCTGGTCAGACGGCTGGTTACAGCAGTCGTTTAATGCAATACTTAGGTATTAGTTTGTGGCGGTGGTTATTTGACGGTCAAATTCTGGGTAGTTTAGAACGCAGTCGCGGAATTGCGATGGGACAGCGTACTCGCCTGCGTTTTCAAGTGGAAATTCGTGACCCTGATTTGATCGCTCTCCCTTGGGAAATAATGCAACGCGATGGACAATCAGCTATGTCCCTATCCCAAGACTTACTATTTAGCCGCACTACCAGCGAAGTAGAACCGCTACCATATCTACACACAACCCAGGCTTTAAATATTTTGCTGATTTTAGGGGAAGATAAAAATCTGCAACTGGAACAAGAAGCTGCAATCTTAACCCAGGCCTTGGCTCATGGCGGCCCTGTGGGTAATAACACCCAGGGATATGCACCTTGTATGGTGAAAACCTTACTGCATCCCACTCCACAGCAACTCATCCAAGAATTAGAAACTAAAGTCTACAATGTCTTTTTTTACGCTGGTCATGGTCTTCCAGATCCAGATGGCGGATTACTATTTTTGCGTCCAGGGATGACCCAGAATGGGATAGAATTAGCCCAGGTCTTGACCCGTACTGGTGTGAAACTAGCGGTTTTCAATGCTTGCTGGGGAGCGCAACCAGCCGCGGTGAATAACCAAGCTATACCCCACAGCAGTTTGGCAGAAGTACTGATTCGTCATGGTGTACCAGCCGTTTTGGGAATGCGCGATCAAATCAACGACCAAGAAAGTCACAGTTTTATTCAAGCATTTGCTGAAGCTTTGCGATCGCGTAAATCAATTGATGAAGCTGTAGCCGAAGCTAGGCAAGAATTGTTAACGGTATATAAATTTAATCAACCAGCCTGGACTTTGCCAGTGCTGTATTTACATCCAGACTTTGATGGTGAATTGATCAAGAGTTTTGATGAAGGGAATACAGAGTTCCCAAATACCACAATTCCCAGTATAGCTTCTGGAGTACCCAAAGCTTGTTTGCGATCGCTGACACCAGGAGGTCAAACTTGGCCACTACGTTCTGGAGTTACCCGCATCGGTCGTACGCGAGATAACGATATTGTCATTCCCGAACCTTCCGTTTCTAAACGCCATGCCGAAATTTTATGCCGAAATACATTCGCAGGCGCTACTCCGGTGCGGATTTATTACCTACAAGATTTCTCTACCTATGGTACCACTTGGTTTCTCAGCCCTAACGGTTGGCAACAAATCCTTCGAGAGGAAGTCCCATTGCAATCAGGGATGCGGTTAAAGTTTGGTAGCTCAACTAAAGGTGATATCTGGGAGTTTGTGATTGAAGATACTTAG
- a CDS encoding PrsW family glutamic-type intramembrane protease translates to MTGKNARHNAFLRLVSGNGATLRSELRYSLLPGKDVVIGRDPSCQVVLDAMLYRMVSRRHAVVRYLSSSPDNKLSWVICDLNSANGTYLNGKPLQGCQELHPGDRISLGADGPQFLFENEFVSSATVMSRPVSALPSALHTQGQSKPDSVSFTQLFPIISTGKDLTRKAYLIPGILTVVFVVLMFATVGQPQANQVIVASYIAFAAYFFVYQLCGKQKPWWVLMAVALTTILILKSPLLSLFIFVFRDGGILPGNIPSSKDSITLTELLIRMFFGAGLMEELLKALPVLGAMAIASGLPSPWRERVGVREPLDGILLGTASAVGFTLLETLGQYVPVITQNVAQQAGVGTGQLVGLQLLIPRILGSVAGHMAYSGYLGYFIGLAVLKPRLSWQILPIGYVSAAALHALWNATGSINALLLVVVGVLSYAFLMAAILKARALSPTRSQNFATRFLGPK, encoded by the coding sequence ATGACAGGCAAAAACGCAAGACATAATGCATTTCTGCGGCTAGTGTCTGGTAATGGAGCAACTTTGAGGTCAGAACTCCGCTACTCACTGCTCCCAGGTAAAGATGTGGTAATTGGACGCGACCCCAGCTGCCAAGTTGTCTTGGATGCTATGTTGTATCGGATGGTATCTCGTCGTCATGCGGTGGTTCGTTACCTCTCTTCATCTCCAGATAACAAACTCAGCTGGGTAATTTGTGATCTCAATAGTGCTAATGGTACTTATTTAAATGGCAAACCTTTACAAGGTTGTCAGGAATTACACCCAGGCGATCGCATCTCTCTCGGCGCTGACGGGCCGCAATTCTTATTTGAAAATGAATTCGTCTCTTCAGCCACGGTTATGTCCAGACCAGTCAGCGCCCTACCATCAGCGCTGCATACTCAAGGACAGTCTAAGCCTGATTCGGTGAGTTTCACGCAACTGTTTCCGATTATTTCCACTGGTAAGGATTTGACTCGCAAAGCATATCTGATCCCAGGTATTCTTACTGTGGTGTTTGTGGTGTTGATGTTTGCTACGGTGGGTCAACCGCAAGCGAACCAAGTGATTGTGGCTAGCTACATCGCTTTTGCTGCTTACTTTTTTGTTTACCAACTTTGCGGTAAACAAAAACCTTGGTGGGTGCTGATGGCTGTAGCTTTAACAACAATACTGATTTTAAAAAGTCCGCTGTTAAGTTTATTTATTTTTGTGTTCCGAGATGGGGGTATTTTACCAGGAAATATCCCCTCTAGCAAAGATTCCATCACCTTAACTGAATTATTAATTCGCATGTTTTTTGGTGCGGGGTTGATGGAAGAGTTACTCAAAGCATTACCTGTGTTGGGAGCAATGGCGATCGCTAGTGGATTACCTTCACCTTGGCGAGAGCGTGTGGGTGTCCGGGAACCTCTAGATGGTATTCTTCTCGGAACCGCCTCGGCTGTGGGTTTCACCTTGTTAGAAACTCTGGGACAGTATGTGCCGGTAATTACACAAAATGTTGCCCAACAGGCCGGGGTAGGAACTGGTCAATTAGTCGGTTTGCAATTGCTAATTCCCCGGATTCTCGGCTCTGTGGCTGGACATATGGCTTATAGCGGCTATTTGGGATATTTTATCGGCTTGGCTGTACTCAAACCGCGTCTTAGCTGGCAAATTCTGCCTATTGGTTATGTCAGCGCCGCTGCGCTCCATGCTCTGTGGAACGCCACTGGCTCAATCAATGCTCTGCTATTGGTAGTGGTGGGAGTATTATCTTATGCCTTTTTGATGGCAGCTATTTTGAAGGCGCGGGCTTTGTCACCGACGCGATCGCAAAATTTCGCTACTCGCTTTCTCGGCCCCAAATAA
- a CDS encoding DJ-1/PfpI family protein translates to MAAQKILMLVGDYVEDYEVMVPFQALQMVGYTVDAICPDKKAGDKVRTAIHDFEGDQTYSEKRGHNFTLNATFTEVIADTYDGLIVPGGRAPEYLRLNPQVLEITRHFAATNKPIAAICHGLQLLAAADVLRGKTCTAYPACAPDVRSAGGNYVDIGVEQAIVDGNLVTAAAWPAHPHWLAEFLKILGARVEFLEVAALN, encoded by the coding sequence ATGGCTGCTCAGAAAATTTTAATGCTCGTGGGTGACTACGTAGAAGACTATGAAGTAATGGTGCCTTTTCAGGCTTTGCAAATGGTGGGATATACAGTTGACGCGATTTGTCCAGATAAAAAAGCTGGCGACAAGGTGCGAACAGCAATTCACGATTTTGAGGGCGATCAAACCTACAGCGAAAAACGTGGTCATAATTTTACTCTCAACGCCACTTTTACCGAAGTCATAGCCGACACCTACGACGGGCTAATTGTCCCTGGTGGAAGGGCGCCAGAATATCTCCGTCTCAATCCACAAGTGCTAGAAATTACTCGCCATTTTGCTGCGACCAATAAACCAATCGCCGCTATTTGTCATGGTTTACAGTTATTAGCCGCAGCTGATGTACTCCGAGGTAAAACTTGTACTGCGTATCCGGCTTGTGCTCCAGATGTACGTAGTGCAGGTGGTAACTATGTTGATATTGGTGTAGAGCAAGCAATAGTTGATGGTAACTTAGTCACAGCCGCAGCTTGGCCCGCACACCCCCATTGGCTAGCTGAATTTTTGAAAATTTTGGGCGCTAGAGTCGAGTTTCTAGAGGTAGCTGCTCTCAATTAA
- a CDS encoding nitrate reductase associated protein: MADFFEFETDFVNSLRCIPMQVRYKLDTCGIKLKLSDWHQMTIGERKSLVELACTTAADIQAYRKYLQDLIIQHTGTTATNLAVDPQPPWLDSENIPASLTEKFQAIGVTLTLQQWADLRPLQRFVLIKLSRPGHENQNFPRAIAEFNLI, from the coding sequence ATGGCAGATTTCTTTGAATTTGAAACAGATTTTGTCAATTCCCTACGTTGTATACCTATGCAGGTACGTTACAAACTAGATACCTGCGGCATTAAGCTAAAATTATCTGATTGGCATCAGATGACTATTGGTGAACGGAAAAGTTTAGTTGAACTAGCTTGCACTACGGCAGCAGACATCCAAGCTTATCGCAAGTATCTCCAGGATTTAATCATACAACACACCGGTACAACTGCAACCAACCTGGCTGTAGACCCCCAGCCACCATGGCTGGACTCTGAGAATATCCCAGCCAGTCTCACAGAAAAGTTTCAAGCCATAGGCGTGACACTCACTTTGCAACAGTGGGCTGATTTAAGACCTTTGCAACGTTTTGTCCTGATCAAACTCAGCCGTCCTGGACACGAAAATCAAAACTTTCCCAGAGCGATCGCCGAATTTAATTTAATCTGA
- a CDS encoding phosphate-starvation-inducible PsiE family protein — protein MRKLLKRFIQSTEDENFMHLIENIEVIVSKVLSVFMVIVILVALGDLAAFLVKELFTTPYGKFNTTLFKIFGLFLNILIALEILENITAYLRKHVVQVELVIVTSLIAVARKIIILDLEKVSGIDIIGLGIAVFALSISYFVIRISNSRHTR, from the coding sequence ATGAGAAAGCTACTCAAAAGATTTATACAATCTACCGAAGATGAAAACTTTATGCACTTGATTGAAAATATCGAGGTGATAGTTTCTAAAGTGCTTTCTGTATTTATGGTGATTGTAATTTTAGTGGCGCTTGGTGATTTAGCGGCTTTTCTGGTCAAGGAATTATTTACAACACCATACGGTAAATTTAATACTACCCTATTTAAAATATTTGGATTATTTTTAAATATTTTAATCGCTTTAGAAATTTTAGAAAATATCACAGCTTACTTGCGAAAACACGTTGTGCAAGTAGAATTAGTAATTGTTACTTCTTTAATCGCCGTTGCCAGAAAAATTATTATTCTCGATTTAGAAAAGGTATCGGGAATTGATATCATTGGATTGGGAATTGCTGTTTTTGCACTATCAATTAGTTATTTCGTCATTCGTATTAGTAATTCCCGACATACTCGTTAA
- a CDS encoding molybdopterin oxidoreductase family protein: MTEFTKTLCPYCGVGCGLEVSPPAQPGKATNRDSEGTPTWRVRGDKAHPSSQGMVCVKGATIAESLDKNRLHYPMLRDSLDQEFRRITWDEAFEQITNQIQKVRCTQGPEAICMYGSGQFQTEDYYTAQKLLKGCLGTNNFDANSRLCMSSAVSGYIQSFGADGPPCCYEDLELTDCAFLIGTNTAECHPIVFNRLAKYHKKHRHVKMIVVDPRRTPTAEVADLHLAIRPGTDIDLLNGIAHLLMRWNHIDVGFIDDCTSNFPAYAEVIRHYSPDIVAQRCGIKVEDLETAARYWGESQRVLSLWSMGVNQSSEGTAKVRTIINLHLMTGQVGKPGAGPFSLTGQPNAMGGREAGGLSHLLPGYRSVKNPAHRAEVEAFWGLSSGQISPDPGMTVWEMMMALEAGNVGLLWIAATNPAVSLPDLERTKKALRRSPFTIYQDAYYPTETAAFAHLLLPAAQWGEKTGVMTNSERRVTLCSAFRQPPREAKADWEIFAEVGRRLGFADKFTFASSAEVYGEFVQLTRHRPCDMSGISHQRLATGATQWPCPGVGNDSSSSKRLYTNLRFHTPDGRARFGAYHSRGLAEPPDPDYPFVLTNGRLYGHWHTLTRTGRIDKIRQMHPEPFIEIHPRDAAKLGITDQSWVEVRSRRGKAQFPAKVTKAIAPGTVFVPMHWGTLWAKDAEANALTHPESCPDSLQPELKACAVQLGLVSQTARVNNYQLQSSQW, translated from the coding sequence ATGACTGAATTTACCAAAACCCTTTGTCCCTACTGTGGTGTTGGCTGCGGATTAGAAGTATCACCCCCAGCGCAACCGGGAAAAGCAACTAATCGAGACAGTGAAGGAACTCCCACTTGGCGAGTGCGAGGTGATAAAGCTCATCCATCCAGTCAGGGTATGGTTTGCGTTAAAGGTGCAACGATCGCCGAATCTCTCGATAAAAACAGACTACATTACCCGATGCTGCGAGATTCTTTAGATCAAGAATTCCGCCGGATCACCTGGGATGAGGCTTTTGAGCAAATCACTAACCAGATTCAAAAAGTCCGCTGTACTCAAGGGCCAGAAGCTATATGTATGTATGGTTCCGGTCAGTTTCAAACCGAAGACTATTACACAGCCCAAAAACTCTTAAAAGGATGTCTAGGGACAAATAACTTTGACGCCAACTCCCGCTTGTGTATGTCTAGTGCGGTATCCGGTTATATTCAAAGTTTTGGTGCGGATGGGCCCCCTTGCTGTTACGAAGATTTAGAATTAACTGATTGTGCATTTCTCATTGGTACGAATACCGCTGAATGTCACCCCATTGTGTTTAATCGCTTGGCGAAATACCACAAAAAACATCGCCATGTGAAAATGATTGTGGTGGATCCGCGACGCACGCCCACCGCAGAAGTAGCTGATTTACATTTAGCGATTCGTCCTGGTACGGATATTGATTTGTTAAATGGTATTGCTCATTTATTGATGCGCTGGAATCACATTGATGTCGGGTTTATCGACGACTGTACCAGCAATTTTCCCGCCTACGCTGAGGTGATTCGCCACTATTCCCCGGATATTGTCGCTCAACGCTGTGGAATCAAGGTAGAAGATTTAGAAACAGCTGCTCGCTATTGGGGAGAATCCCAACGGGTGTTATCTCTGTGGTCGATGGGTGTGAATCAATCCAGTGAAGGTACGGCTAAGGTGAGAACGATCATCAATCTGCATTTGATGACTGGACAAGTTGGTAAACCTGGGGCTGGGCCTTTTTCCCTCACCGGACAGCCAAATGCAATGGGAGGAAGAGAAGCTGGCGGTTTATCTCATCTTTTACCCGGTTATCGCAGTGTGAAAAATCCAGCACACCGCGCGGAAGTTGAGGCGTTTTGGGGATTGTCATCTGGACAAATTTCACCTGATCCTGGGATGACCGTTTGGGAAATGATGATGGCTTTAGAAGCGGGAAATGTGGGTCTGCTATGGATTGCGGCGACTAATCCTGCTGTGAGTTTACCAGATTTGGAACGAACTAAAAAGGCGTTGCGGCGATCGCCCTTCACTATTTACCAAGACGCCTATTATCCCACGGAAACTGCTGCTTTTGCTCATTTGTTACTTCCTGCAGCCCAATGGGGTGAAAAAACTGGTGTGATGACTAACTCTGAACGCAGAGTAACTCTGTGTTCAGCATTCCGTCAACCGCCACGAGAAGCAAAAGCCGATTGGGAAATCTTCGCCGAAGTTGGACGCAGATTAGGTTTTGCAGACAAGTTTACTTTTGCTAGTTCTGCTGAGGTTTATGGGGAGTTTGTGCAATTGACTCGCCATCGCCCCTGTGATATGTCAGGTATCAGTCATCAGCGTTTAGCAACCGGCGCGACGCAATGGCCGTGTCCCGGTGTGGGAAATGATTCCTCATCTTCCAAGCGACTCTATACCAATCTCCGCTTCCACACTCCCGACGGACGCGCCCGATTTGGTGCTTATCACTCGCGGGGATTAGCAGAACCACCAGACCCAGATTATCCTTTTGTATTGACAAATGGGCGACTTTATGGTCATTGGCACACACTGACGCGCACCGGTAGAATTGACAAAATTCGCCAAATGCACCCTGAGCCGTTTATTGAGATTCATCCCCGTGATGCGGCGAAGTTGGGGATTACAGACCAATCTTGGGTAGAAGTGCGATCGCGCCGAGGTAAAGCTCAATTTCCGGCTAAAGTTACAAAAGCGATCGCCCCTGGGACGGTGTTTGTCCCCATGCATTGGGGTACACTGTGGGCAAAAGACGCCGAAGCTAACGCCCTCACTCATCCCGAATCTTGTCCCGATTCACTCCAACCAGAATTAAAAGCCTGTGCAGTGCAACTAGGGTTGGTATCTCAAACAGCCAGAGTTAATAATTATCAACTCCAGTCTTCTCAATGGTAA